From the Marinobacter sp. es.048 genome, the window CAGGTGGTCGATGATCAGATGTCTTTGCAGCAGGAATGTGCGGATGTTGCCGCCGATGGCCGCCTGACTGGCGGCTTCGAAGGGGGTCATCAGGCGGTAGAGCCAGCGGCCTTTTTCGGTGGCCAGGGTGTGGTCGGAAAGCCCGTGCCGGTGCCAGACGGCACCGGTATACAGGGCAGTGAAGCTAATGCCGGAGCTGTCAGTCGGCTTTCTGCTCATAAACGGCCTTGCCCCACGCCTCGTGGCTGCCGGGTAGCAACAGGTTGAGGATAATGGCGGCTACCGCGCACAGCGCGATGCCTTCCAGATTGCCCAGAACCATACCGCCAATACCGAATACCAGGGTGACACCCACGATAACCAGGTTGCGAGACTGTGACAGATCCACCTGATGGCGGATCAGTGTGTTCAGGCCAACCACGGCAATGGAGCCGAACAGCAGGCACAGGATGCCGCCCATGACAGGGACCGGGATGGTTTGCAGAGCGGCACCGAACTTGCCGACGAAAGCCAGAACGATGGCGATACAGGCCGCCCACCACATGACCTTCGGGTTGAAGTTCTTGGTCAGCATCACGGCGCCGGTGACTTCCGAGTAGGTGGTGTTGGGCGGTCCGCCAAGCAGGGACGCGGCGCTGGTGGCCAGGCCGTCACCCAGCAGCGTGCGGTGCAGGCCCGGCTTTTCCAGGTAGTTCTTGCGGGTCACGTTTCCGATGGCCAGTACGTCGCCGATGTGCTCGATGGCCGGGGCAATGGCTACCGGAATCATGAACAGTACGGCGCCCCAGCTGAAGGCCGGCGCAACAAAGTCGGGGACGGCAAACCAGGCGGCTTCCTGAATCGGGGTGGTATCCACGATGCCGGCAAAAGCGGACAGGATATAGCCGGTGATGACGCCGAACATGATCGGAATCAGCCGGAAGATTCCCTTTGACCAGACCGACATGATGATGGTTACGGCCAGAGAGATCATGGCGATCCAGATGGCTGTGTCGTAGGGGATCAGTTGGGTGGCGCCGTCACCGGTGCGTCCTGAGGCCATATGAACGGCAACAGGCGCCAGGCCGAGACCGATCGTCATAATCACCGGGCCGATCACGACTGGCGGCAGAAGGCGGCGGACAAAACCGGTGCCCCGCAGGCGTACTAATCCACTCAGGAGAATATAGAGAATACCCGCTGCCATCAGGCCGCCGAGGGTTTCTTCCATTCCAAACCGGCCTTTAGAGGCGATAACCGGTGCGATGAAGGCGAAGGACGACGCCAGGAAAATCGGGATCTGGCCGCCTGTCACCACGTGAAAGATCAGGGTGCCCAGGCCGGCGGTGAACAGGGCCACGTTCGGATCCAGCCCGGTAATCAAAGGCATCAGAACCAGCGCGCCGAAGGCCACCAGCAGCATCTGGGAGCCGGCAATGGCCTGTTTCCAGACCGGGTCGTTGGTATGGTCCCGCATGCTTAAACGTCCTTCTGCTTAGTGCCGAAGATCTTGTCGCCGGCATCGCCGAGACCCGGAAGGATATAGCCTTTGTCGTTGAGGCGCTCATCAACAGAGGCGGTGTAGATGGACACATCAGGATGTTTCTCGAGCACCTTTTCAACACCTTCAGGTGCTGCGACCAGAACCAGAGCACGGATCTCGGTGCTGCCCGCCTTCTTGAGCAGGTCGATGGTGGAGATCATGGAGCCGCCGGTGGCTAGCATCGGGTCGACAATCATGGCCATGCGCTGATCCAGTTCTCCCACCAGTTTTTCCAGGTAGGTGCTGGCCTCCAGGGTTTCCTCGTTACGGATCTGGCCAACAACGCTTACCCGGGCCACCGGGATCAGGCTGAGCACACCATCAAGCATGCCAAGACCGGCTCTCAGGATCGGAACGATGGTGACTTTCTTGCCGTGAATCTGTTCCACATTAACGGGACCGGCCCAGCCTTCGATGGTCTTTTCCTGCAGGTTGAAGTCCTTGGTGGCCTCGTAGGTCAGGAGTGCACCAACTTCCTGTGCCAGCTCCCTGAAATTCTTGGTGCTGATGTCCGCACGGCGCATGATGCCGAGCTTGTGGCGGATCAGAGGGTGTTTTACCTCGTGGATTGGCATGGGGTCACCTGTGTGTCTGATTGGAGTTTTAGCGTCGCGATCAAATGGCGCAAGGATACCGCATCTGGCAAGGCGAGTCAGGCCGCAAATGGCCGGCTCACGGAAATCCACTAAGGGCTGGTACGGATCTTGCGATAACACTTCCAAACGACGCTCCGGTGTCAGATTTTCGACCTTCAAAACGCCTGCAGGCACGGCCAATCGGAGAAGTATCCGGCATGGACAGAGCTTTAGTCCTCAATAACGTCAAAACCCTGACGCGGGGCAATCTGGGCATTCCCATTATGCTGATGGGTTTGCTGGGTATGATGATTCTGCCTATGCCGGCGTTCCTGCTGGACGTGTTCTTTACTTTCAATATCACCCTTTCGATTGTCATTCTACTGGTGTGTGTCTACGCCCTCCGGCCCATGGAGTTCGCCTCTTTCCCCACAGTTCTGCTGGTAGCCACGCTCCTTCGCCTCGCCCTGAACGTGGCCTCCACCCGGATTGTTCTTCTGAACGGCCACGAGGGCGGTGACGCCGCCGGTAAGGTGATTGAATCCTTCGGTGCGGTCCTGATTGGTGGCAACTACGCCGTGGGCCTGGTGGTGTTTGCGATCCTGATGATCATTAACTTCCTGGTGGTGACCAAGGGTGCCGGCCGGGTATCCGAGGTGAGTGCGCGTTTTACCCTGGATGCCATGCCCGGAAAACAGATGGCGATTGATGCGGATCTTAATGCTGGCCTAATCAATCAGGACGAAGCCAAGCATCGTCGTTCCGAGATTGCACAAGAGGCGGATTTCTACGGCTCCATGGACGGTGCTTCCAAGTTTGTGAAGGGCGACGCGATTGCCGGTCTGCTGATTCTTGCCATTAACATTATCGGCGGTATTGCCATCGGTATGCTGCAGCACGGTCTTGATTTCGGGCTGGCCATGGAGCGCTATGCGCTGCTGACCATTGGTGATGGCCTGGTGGCACAGATTCCCTCGCTGCTGCTGTCCACGTCTGCGGCGATCATGGTTACCCGGGTAACCTCCAGCCAGGACATGGGTGGGCAGATCCTTCAGCAGATGTTCAGTGCCCCTAAGGCCCTGTCTATTGCAGCCACCATCCTGATTATCCTGGGTCTGATTCCGGGCATGCCCCATGTGGCCTTCCTGGGGCTTGGTACCCTGGCGGGCGGTGCTGCCTGGTATATCTGGAAACACCAGAGGCAGACCGTCGAGGAAGAGGGTGCATTTCCGTCGCGGGGCGCTGGCGGTTCCGCACCACGGCCGGCGGGTCGCGATCTGCCTCCCGGCGGTGATGCAGGCGGCGATCAGGGGCGCCAGCTGCCGGCACCCGGCGAGACCAAGGAACTGGGCTGGGACGACGTGTCCACCGTTGATATCGTCGGTCTGGAAGTGGGCTACCGGCTGATTCCGCTGGTGGACAAGTCACAGGGTGGCCAGTTGCTCAGTCGCATAAAGGGTGTTCGTAAAAAGTTGTCCCAGGATCTGGGCTTTCTGATGCCCTCGGTTCACATTCGAGACAACCTGGATCTGATGCCCAACGTCTATCGCATTACGCTGATGGGCGTGACCATTGCTGAGGCCGAAATCCATCCGGACCGCGAGCTGGCCATAGACCCCGGCCAGGTGTTCGGAAAAATAGAGGGGATTGAGGGCAAGGATCCGGCGTTTGGTCTGGATGCCAGCTGGATCGAGCCAGACAAGAAAGACCAGGCCCAGACCCTGGGGTATACCGTGGTCGATGCCAGTACGGTGGTTGCCACCCATCTGAACCAGGTATTGCAGAAGCACGCCCACGAACTGCTGGGTCACGAGGAAGTCCAGAAGTGGCTGGATCAGCTGGAGAAGATTTCTCCAAAGCTGGCCGAGGAGCTGGTGCCCACCACTGTGTCCATCAGCCTGCTGCTGAAAGTGCTGCAGAACCTCCTGAAGGAAGAAGTGCCGATCCGGGATATGCGGTCCATTGCCGAGGCCATCGTGAACGTGCATCCGAAGAGCCAGGATCCGAAACTGCTGACCACCGTTGCCCGGCAGTCCCTGCGCCGGATGATTGTTCAGAGCATCTGCGGCAACGAATCGGAGATACCGGTGATCACCCTGGATCCGGATCT encodes:
- a CDS encoding uracil-xanthine permease family protein produces the protein MRDHTNDPVWKQAIAGSQMLLVAFGALVLMPLITGLDPNVALFTAGLGTLIFHVVTGGQIPIFLASSFAFIAPVIASKGRFGMEETLGGLMAAGILYILLSGLVRLRGTGFVRRLLPPVVIGPVIMTIGLGLAPVAVHMASGRTGDGATQLIPYDTAIWIAMISLAVTIIMSVWSKGIFRLIPIMFGVITGYILSAFAGIVDTTPIQEAAWFAVPDFVAPAFSWGAVLFMIPVAIAPAIEHIGDVLAIGNVTRKNYLEKPGLHRTLLGDGLATSAASLLGGPPNTTYSEVTGAVMLTKNFNPKVMWWAACIAIVLAFVGKFGAALQTIPVPVMGGILCLLFGSIAVVGLNTLIRHQVDLSQSRNLVIVGVTLVFGIGGMVLGNLEGIALCAVAAIILNLLLPGSHEAWGKAVYEQKAD
- the flhA gene encoding flagellar biosynthesis protein FlhA yields the protein MDRALVLNNVKTLTRGNLGIPIMLMGLLGMMILPMPAFLLDVFFTFNITLSIVILLVCVYALRPMEFASFPTVLLVATLLRLALNVASTRIVLLNGHEGGDAAGKVIESFGAVLIGGNYAVGLVVFAILMIINFLVVTKGAGRVSEVSARFTLDAMPGKQMAIDADLNAGLINQDEAKHRRSEIAQEADFYGSMDGASKFVKGDAIAGLLILAINIIGGIAIGMLQHGLDFGLAMERYALLTIGDGLVAQIPSLLLSTSAAIMVTRVTSSQDMGGQILQQMFSAPKALSIAATILIILGLIPGMPHVAFLGLGTLAGGAAWYIWKHQRQTVEEEGAFPSRGAGGSAPRPAGRDLPPGGDAGGDQGRQLPAPGETKELGWDDVSTVDIVGLEVGYRLIPLVDKSQGGQLLSRIKGVRKKLSQDLGFLMPSVHIRDNLDLMPNVYRITLMGVTIAEAEIHPDRELAIDPGQVFGKIEGIEGKDPAFGLDASWIEPDKKDQAQTLGYTVVDASTVVATHLNQVLQKHAHELLGHEEVQKWLDQLEKISPKLAEELVPTTVSISLLLKVLQNLLKEEVPIRDMRSIAEAIVNVHPKSQDPKLLTTVARQSLRRMIVQSICGNESEIPVITLDPDLEQLLLKSVQQSQQSGGQEDIGLVLEPNMVEKLQRSLQESVQRQEMLGKPAILLVSGPLRPVLAKFASYGVERLHVLSYQEIPDNKQITIVASVGQ
- the upp gene encoding uracil phosphoribosyltransferase, translating into MPIHEVKHPLIRHKLGIMRRADISTKNFRELAQEVGALLTYEATKDFNLQEKTIEGWAGPVNVEQIHGKKVTIVPILRAGLGMLDGVLSLIPVARVSVVGQIRNEETLEASTYLEKLVGELDQRMAMIVDPMLATGGSMISTIDLLKKAGSTEIRALVLVAAPEGVEKVLEKHPDVSIYTASVDERLNDKGYILPGLGDAGDKIFGTKQKDV